Genomic window (Streptomyces cadmiisoli):
AACCTCACCAAACTGCAGCTGAGCGCCTTGGGGAATCGGCCCTACAAGGCGCCCGAAATCGTCCCTGCTTGGTGGCGACTGAAAAGCACCCACGCCAGCGTCACCGGGCTGTTCGACACTCTCCACCTGGTCCGGCAGACGCGCGCGGCACAGAACAGGAGGTCAACGCGAGGGCGCCTGCTCTCCGATGCTCAGGATCTTCTGCGTGCCGCCATCGTCTTCACTTCCGCCGGCCTTGACTCTGCTGTCCAGGCGCTGATCCATCATGCCGTAGGACTGTTCTATGTGCAGACGGTCGAGTCCCCGTGCCCGCCGAACCAACTCCGCGCTCACTGCTCAGGCAGTAGCCCACTCCTCTATGACCGATGCAGTGTCCTCGATACAGCTGTCAACGGCCTCGACGAACGATGCAGCGTCGTGCGACGGAAAATAGATCGGCACGAGTCCAAAGAGTGGCTGAGTTGCATCCACCCTCGCCAGGTCGACGCGAGAGTCTAGGTTGTAGTGCATCAGGGTGTTGCGGAGCGGCTTTGCTGAGCGATCCAGAATCAGGCTTGCCGACCACGTGCCCGTGACCTTCTCGATAAGCCTCGTGGACTGCGTGGTGAGGTCACCGGGTCGTTCGTCGTGAAGCATCTGCAAGCTGCCAAGAACCTGGTACAGGGTCAGAAAGCGTATCTTGAATACGGTGTACTCGACCTCATTCGCATCTGCGCCCAGCCCGACCATCGAGTCGACGAAATTCATCAAACCCCGGAACACCATCAGTAGCCGGTTGATGTCTGGCGTACCCTTGCCATTAAATACCCGACCGTAGTACTTAGTCGATCGAACGTCGTTGTCCCGCTGATCAAAGCGCATCGGATCGAGATGACTCACAAAGGTCTTCGCGCCTGAATCGGTCCTCGCGCCCAGCCCGCGGAAGTAACGGCCGTACTCTTCGTAGACGGATTGCAGATTCGGACCCGACCCCTCCTCCAGTAGGGCGACAGGATCAAATCCCAGATGGAACGTGGCGGCATGCGTTGTCGAGATAATCCTTCCGTCGTAGCTATAGAGACCCAAGTCTGTCTCTAGAGAGCGGGCGGCCTTAAGCCACGTGTTGTTCAGGAACCTATCCGCGTGTGCAGGCGAGATCTCGTCACGGAAGTACGCAAGCTGCCCTTCAATGCCGCGCCGGTTGTCCTCGAAAAGCTTCAAACTGTGGCGTGAACGCGCCACGATTGCTTCGGCGTCAGCCGACAACAAGGCGGGCAAGGCGGGATCAATGCGCTTGAGCTTGCTATACGACTCATGTACAAACAGTGACAGGTACGGCGCCAAACAGAACATGATGGTACCGCCGTGTCCGGAGGCTCTCGATGCACCCAAATCGCGACTGAACCGGCCGACATAGGCAGCATCACTTCTTATGCCGAGCGCCACCACATCATCTTGAACTGTCATTATTCCCTCATCTTTCGATCCGAATTATTCTCGGCGCACCTAACATCATCACAATGGCCCAAGTCATCCGTACGCTAAGGGTGGCTGCTAGTGAGAAGTCTTCACACCTACCCCTGACCTACTCGGTTCGCCTACGCTGGGTACTTCCTCATGAAGGCTTCTACTCCACCGATGAGCCGACGTACCTGATCGCGGTCGTAGTCGGCGTAGTCCCCGTGGGCTGCCTTGTTCCGGAGGTCCATCCAGGCGGTAACTTCCTTCTGCTGCAAGCCGTCGTACACTCCAGCCTTCTTGAGGTCGGCGTTCATGGTGTAGGCCTTCTTTGGCTTGCCTGCCACTGCCGTCGTCACATTGTTCTTCGCGCACAGAGCACGCACATGAACTTCGAGGGACGTTCCCGTGATGACGGCCGCGGCGTCCTTGTATCCCTTGACAAGCAGCCCCTCCGCCATTTCCAAGTAATCGCGGTAGGTATCGGCGTGCACCAGCTCGACGACCGATTCAACCCACCCGGCGACCAAATCGTCACGTAGTCCCAGTGCGACGATGCGCACTTCTCTGAGTCGATAAGGCTGCACTCTACGGCGGGCAGTGTCAAGCTGCTTCATATACATAGAGGTCGGTCGCGTAGCCCGCTCGATTGCGGCTTCGAGCCGGTTGCTGAGAACAACGAGGTCGTCTGCCCCGTCATGCAGGAGAGACCAGTTATCGTTCCGTGCGTAGTTTTCGGAAGCCTTGATCAGAAAGTTGAGCTGCTCGACTACCTTGTCGATGTTGGCCATCGTTTAGTCCCCTTGTCTGCGCGCTATGCCGAGTACTTCAGCATGAAGTCCCGCACGCCATCAATGAACATACGTACCTGGTGTTCGTCGTAGGTTTGGTAGTCACCGTGAGCCGCCTTGTTGCGCAGGTCCATCCAGGCCGTAATCTGCTTTTGCCGTAGTCCGTCATAGACGTCAGCCTTCTTCAGGTCAGCGTTCATGACGTCGGCCTTCTTCGGTGCACCACTGGCCAGTTCGGTATCTAGGCCATATTTAACACAGAGCGTTCGCACATGAACTTCCAATGACGTACCTGTGATGACAGCTGCGGCGTCCTTGTACCCCGATTGCAACAACGTCTCTGCCATATCCAGGTAATCGCTATGGGTGCCAGCGTGCACCATCTCAACAACTGTCTCCACCCATCCAGATGCCAGATCGTGATGGAGGCCAAGAGCAATGCTAAAGACCTCGCGAATCTTCAGCGAGGTTCGCTTTTGTTCCCGATAGACATCTAGCTGCCTTACGTAGCTACTACCAGGAGGTGCCAAGCGATCGATAGCGGCTTCGAGACGGCTCACAAGGAGCTTGGCTCGATCAGAGGCCAGTACTCCTTCGGTACGGGTGCCGATCATTTCTCGGTACTCAGCAATAAGCTCATCAAGCTGAGCCATCATCCTCGCTACGTCCATCAACTCGCAGCCTCCGTGTGGTAGTTGATCATCGAAGAACGGATCAGGATATGACCCGACAGCGCCCTCGCGCCAGTGGATTGCCGAGGTCCACCGAACCGGCGCAGCCTGCTAGAAGACTCATGAAGATCTTGGGGTTCTGGCCCCGCCGCGTGAGCGGTGGGGCCAGACTCGTTTTCGTGGTGATGGGGGAATGGGCCGGGGAGACGGTCGGGCCGGATGTGTGGGAGACCTGTCGGGAGTTGATCCCGGCGGGCAGTGTGTTCGCGTTTCTGGCCGAGCACCGCGGTGCGCTGTTCCCGGCTGAGATGTTCGCGGACATGTATCCGTCGGCGAACGGGCGGCCGAGTATGCCGCCGCAGATCCTTGCCGCCGCGGTCACGCTGCAGGCCCTTAACGGGCTGTCGGACTTCGAGACGGTGCAGGAACTGAGGTGCGATCTGCGGTGGAAGGCCGCGTGCGGCCTGGGTTTGCACGATATGGCGTTCGATCCGTCGCTGCTGGCCTACTTCCGGCGCCGGCTGGCCCGCTCCACCCGGCCCGACCGTGTCTTCGAGGCGGTGCGCGAGGTGGTGAAGGCCACCGGTGTCCTCAAGGGCAAGCACCGGCGGGCGCTGGATTCCACCGTGCTGGACGACGCGGTCGCCACCCAGGACACCGTCACCCAGCTCATCGCCGCCGTCCGCGCGGTGATCCGCGAGGTCCCCGGCGCCGACGCGGTCGCCGCTGCGCGGTGCAGCGCGCATGACTACACCGACCCGGGCAAGCCCCGCATCGCCTGGAACGACGAGCAGGCCCGTGCCGGGCTGGTCGATGCACTGGTCACGGATGCGCTGCGGCTGCTGGGTCATCTGCCCGAACAGCAACTCGGCGAGAAAGCCGCGAACGCGGTGGGCATCCTGGCCCTGGTCGCCGGCCAGGACGTCGAGCCCGCCGAGGACTCCGACGGCCGCGACGGCCGCTGGCGCATCACCCGGGGCACCGCTGCCAACCGGATGGTCTCCACCATCGATCCCGAAGCCCGGCACGTCCACAAGACCCGCAGCCACCAGCAGGACGGCTTCAAGGCCCACCTGGCCATCGAGCCAGAGACCGGTTTGTACACCGCCGTCGCTCTGCGGCCCGGCGCCGGAGCCGAACACCACGAGGCCACCGTCGGCCTGGACCTGCTTGCCGACGAGGACAAGCCGCTGGATGTCTTCGGCGACACCGCCTACTCCACCGGCGATGTCCGCCAGACCCTCCACGAGGCCGGACACCGGTTGTTCCTCAAACCCGCACCGCTGCGGCCCGCCGTCCCCGGCGGCTTCACCCTCGACGACTTCACCATCGACACCACCGCCGCCATCGTGACCTGCCCGGCCGGACACACCGTGCCCCTGTCCGACCCCGGCGGGCAGCACCACCAACGCAAAGCCTCCTTCGGCAACTTATGCACCGGATGCCCTCTGCGCGAGCGGTGCACCAAAGCCAGGGCCGGACGCATCCTGACCATCCGACCCCACCACGACCTCCAGACAGCCGCCCGCCACCAGGCCGCCACCGACTCCGGCTGGCAGGCCGACTACCGCCGCTGGAGACCACCGGTCGAACGCGCCGTCGCCTGGCTCGTCCAGGCCGGCAACCGGCGCCTGCGCTACTGCGGCACCATCAGCAACAACACCTGGCTCCACACCCGAGCCGCCGCCCTCAACCTCCGCCGACTGACCAACCTCGGACTCACCCACACCAGAGGCACCTGGCACCTCGCACCGGCCGGTACATGACCACAGGGGCTGTCCGGCCTCACGGCCGGACAGCCCCTCACCAAGATCTTCATCGACCTTCTAGGCCGTATATCGAAAGTGGATCTTGGGCAGTGAGCCTTTCCAACCTGACGGGTGGTTGGGCTGGCAGCTCCGGCGGCGGGCATGAAGAAAGCTCCTGGTAGACGGGTTCACGACCAAGATCACCAGTCCGCCAGGAGCTTTCGCGTGCTTGTCTACCCGTCCGGCATCGATCTGTCCAGCCGCACTCTGCGGCATCATTCCGGTCTTCTCGCAGGTCACCGTCGTCGGATCGGTTCGCGCTGGCGTCGCCTGACTTGCGGTCGTCAGGCCCTGCTTGTCCTGGCCCACCTACGCTGCGGCGACACCTACGCCCGCCTTGCCGCGGGCTTCCGCATCGGGATCGCCACGGCCTATCGCTACATACGCGAGGCCGTCGACCTACTGGCCGCCCTCGCGCCCACGCTGCAACAGGCCATGGCGACCGTCCGGAAGAAGGCGTACGTGATCCTCGACGGCACCGTGCTACCCATCGACCGTATCGCCGCCGACCAGCCGTACTACTCCGGGAAGAAGAAGCACCACGGGATGAACGTGCGAGTCCTGGCCGATCCCGCCGGGCGCCTGGTCTGGGCCTCGGACGCACTGCCGGGAGCCACACACGACCTGACCGCGGCCCGGAACCACGGCATACCCG
Coding sequences:
- a CDS encoding IS1182 family transposase, which codes for MGEWAGETVGPDVWETCRELIPAGSVFAFLAEHRGALFPAEMFADMYPSANGRPSMPPQILAAAVTLQALNGLSDFETVQELRCDLRWKAACGLGLHDMAFDPSLLAYFRRRLARSTRPDRVFEAVREVVKATGVLKGKHRRALDSTVLDDAVATQDTVTQLIAAVRAVIREVPGADAVAAARCSAHDYTDPGKPRIAWNDEQARAGLVDALVTDALRLLGHLPEQQLGEKAANAVGILALVAGQDVEPAEDSDGRDGRWRITRGTAANRMVSTIDPEARHVHKTRSHQQDGFKAHLAIEPETGLYTAVALRPGAGAEHHEATVGLDLLADEDKPLDVFGDTAYSTGDVRQTLHEAGHRLFLKPAPLRPAVPGGFTLDDFTIDTTAAIVTCPAGHTVPLSDPGGQHHQRKASFGNLCTGCPLRERCTKARAGRILTIRPHHDLQTAARHQAATDSGWQADYRRWRPPVERAVAWLVQAGNRRLRYCGTISNNTWLHTRAAALNLRRLTNLGLTHTRGTWHLAPAGT
- a CDS encoding transposase family protein, with the translated sequence MLVYPSGIDLSSRTLRHHSGLLAGHRRRIGSRWRRLTCGRQALLVLAHLRCGDTYARLAAGFRIGIATAYRYIREAVDLLAALAPTLQQAMATVRKKAYVILDGTVLPIDRIAADQPYYSGKKKHHGMNVRVLADPAGRLVWASDALPGATHDLTAARNHGIPAALAVDDIKCWADKAYQGAGPAIRVPIRGKHLRGWRRHHNRDHAKIRSLGERAMAILKSWRLLRKLRCSTTRITAAVRAVVALELAT